Genomic DNA from Acuticoccus sp. MNP-M23:
TCCGACGAGCTTCTCGAAGCCGCAACGCAAAGCCGGGCCCGCGCGATCTTCAACCGCGCCACGGTCCAGAGCGATGTGCAGCGTATCCTGCAGGCCTATCGCAGCCGCGGCAGCTACCTTGCCAGCGTCGAGCCGAAGACCATCGACCGCGGCGAAAACCGCGTCGACCTGGTGTTCGACATCACCGAAGGCGTGAAGACCACGGTCGGCCGCATTGCCTTCATCGGCAACCGCGCATTCTCCGACAGCCGCCTGCGCGACCTGATCAAGACGAAGGAAAGCGGCCTGCTTGGCTTCATCCGCTCGTCCGACACCTACGATCCGGCCCGCCTCGTCTCCGACCAGGACGCGCTGCGTCGCTTCTACTTCAACCGCGGCTTTGCCGACTTCCGCATCATTGCCGCCACGGCGGACTATGACCGCGAGCGCAACCAGTTCTTCATCACCTTCACCATCGACGAAGGCGAGCGTTACGAATTTGGTGAAGTGCGGGTGGAAACCACGCTGGCCGATGTTGACCCCGATCAGCTCCGCCGCCGCGTTGCGACCCGTCCCGGCCGCCGTTATTCCGCCGAGAAGATCGAGGAATCCCTCGAAACGCTGACCCTTGAAGCCAACCGTGACGGCTATCCTTTCGCCGAAGTGGTCCCGGCGGGCGAGCGCAACTTCGAAGCCGGCACCATCGACGTGGTGTACCGGGTCGACCAGGGCGTGCAGGCCTACATCGAGCGCATCGACATTCTGGGCAACACCACAACGCGTGACTACGTGATCCGCCGCGAGTTCGACCTGTCCGAGGGCGATGCGTTCAACCGCATCCTGCTCGACCGCGCCGAGCGCCGGCTCAACAGCCTCGGCTTCTTCGAGACCGTCCAGATCACCACGTCGCAGGGGTCTTCGCCCGACCGCGTTATCGTGACCGTGCTCGTGGAAGAGAAATCCACCGGCAAGGTGACCTTCGGTGTCGGCTACTCCACGCAGTCCGGCATTGTCGGCGACGTGACGGTCGAGGAAGCGAACTTCCTGGGTCGCGGCCAGTACGTTAAGGCATCGATCGGCGGTGGCACCCAGAGCCAGACGGCGGAGTTCTCCTTCACCGAGCCGTTCCTGTTCGGTCGCCGTCTCGCCGGCGGGTTCGACATCTACCACCTGCGCTACGACTCCACCGACAGCCAGCCCTACGACACGGTGACCACCGGCGGCACGCTGCGCCTGACGGTGCCGCTCACCGAGGACTTCTCCACGCAGTTCTTCTACAAGATCTTCAACCGTGACGTGGACGTCGACAACGGCTGTAACCGCCGCAACCCGACCCTTTCTCTCGCCGTCTGCGACAGCCAGGGCTCGCGTCTGACCTCGATGATCGGCAACTCGCTGGTCTACAACACGCTGGACAACCAGCTTCAGCCCCGCGAAGGCATCTACGCCAACTGGACCAACGAAGTTGCCGGTCTCGGCGGCGACGCGAAGTTCTACCGGACCGAAGCGAAGGCCCGTTACTACCAGGAAGTCCTGCCGGCATTCGGCGTGGTTGGCCTGCTCTCCGTCTCCGGCGGTGCGATGCAGTCGTTCGACAACAACCTCCAGGTTCAGGACCAGTTCTTCCTGGGTGGCGCCAACCTGCGCGGCTTCGAGAGTGCCGGTGTCGGTCCGCGTGATCGTGTCACCGGTGAAGCACTCGGCGGTCGCTACTACGTGGCAGCCACGGCCGAAGCGACCTTCCCGATCCCGTTCCTGCCGCCTGAAATCGGCCTCAACGGTGCGGTGTTCGCGGATGCCGGTTCGCTCTGGGGCGTCGATCCGGACATCGTGCGGCGCAACGGCGGCTCGGCCACCGTGGTCTCCAACGATTTCGACCTGCGCGCATCGGGCGGTGTCGGCATCCTCTGGAACTCGCCTTTCGGCCCGATCCGTGCCGACTTTGCAGTGCCCTTCCTCGAGCAGGAGGTGGACCGGACGCAGGTCTTCCGTCTCTCCGGCGGCACGCAGTTCTGATCCAGCCCACAATGGGCTAAACAGGGACGCGCCCCACCGGGCGCGTCCTTTTTCATTTTAACGAACGGCAAGATTTGCATGACGAGCGGCTTCTTCCCCCCCGCAGAGCCACAGACCCTCGGCACCATCGCAGACGCCGTCGGCGCCAAGGTCGACCCTGCGGCGCGCGACCGGATCATGTCCGACCTCAAGGGCCTGGACGAAGCGGGCCCTGAGCACATCTCGTTTTTGCGCGATGGGAAAATGCGCAAGGCGGCCCGAGAGAGCAAAGCCGGCGCCGTTTTCTGCGATGCCCGCTTTGCCGGCGAACTTGGCGAGAACGCCGTGGCGCTGATCACGCCATACCCCGCGAACGCCTTCGGTCTGGCGGCCGGGCTGTTCCATTCCTCGGCCATGCGCCCGCGCCCGCTCACCGCCCGTTCCGGCGGGGAGGTTGCGCCGACGGCGATCATCGAAGATCCGGACCTTCTGGAAGCCAACGTCATCGTCGAGCCGTTTGCGGTGGTGTCGCGCGGCGTCGAGATCGGTCGCGGCAGTGTGATCGGCGCCAACGTGGTCATCGGTCCGGGCTGCACCATCGGCCGCAACACGTCGATCGGCGCCAATTCCACCATCCAGTGCGCCCATATCGGTGACCGTGTGATCATCCACCCCGGCTGCCGCATCGGGCAGGACGGGTTCGGCCTCGCGCGCACGCCGAACGGCTACGTGAAGATCCCGCAGGTCCGCGCCGTGGTGATCCAGGACGATGTGGAGCTGGGCGCCAACGTCACCATCGACCGGGGCTCCCACCGCGACACGGTGATCGGCAAGGGCTCGAAGGTGGATAATCAGGTCCAGATCGGCCACAATGTGGTGATGGGGGTGCATTGTGTCATCGCCGGCTGCACGGGCGTATCCGGTTCCGTCACCATGGGCGACCATGTGACCCTCGGCGGGCATGTGGGCCTGCGCGACGGTATCTCGCTCGGGGATGGCTGTTCCGTTGCGGGTAAATCGGCGGTGGGTGAAGACATTCCTGCCGGAGCGCAGTATGCAGGGGCTCCAGCGTCCGACGCGCGCCGCTTTGTTGCCGAGCGAATGGCGATTGCACGGTTGATCCGCGGCGGGAGCGCTTCAAAAAGCTGACGTCCAGTCCTAGACTGGTGAAACGAGCAACAGAAAACGAAGTTGGTTGAGATGGACGGAGGGGACGGGCTCGCCGGGATGAGTAGAACGATTGAATCGGCGACCATTCGGGATATCTTGCGGTATCTGCCGCATCGCTACCCGTTCCTGATGATCGACCGGGTCATCGAGATCGACAGCGACAATTTCGGCATCGGCGTCAAGAACGTGTCCATCAACGAGCCGCAGTTCCAGGGGCACTTTCCCGCGGAACCGGTGATGCCGGGCGTCCTGCTGATCGAAGGCATGGCGCAGACGGCCGGTGTCCTGTGCGTCATCAGCCAGGAAGAGAGCACCTCGCCCTCGCTTGTCTACTTCATGACCATCGACAAGGCGAAGTTCCGCAAGCCTGTGGTTCCCGGCGATGTGGTGCACTACCGCATGACCAAGGAGCGCCAGCGCGGCAACGTGTGGCGCTTCCACGGTGAAGCCGTCGTCGATGGGCAGACCGTCGCGCAGGCCGACGTCAGCGCCATGATCGTGCGCGACTGATCTTGCCCATTCACCCAACGGCCTTCGTGGCACCGGGCGCAACGCTCGGTGAAGGCGTCACCATCGGACCCAACGCGGTTGTGGAAGCAGGCGTGGTTCTGGCCGATGGCGTCGTCCTCGGTCCGAACGTGGTCGTTTGCGGCAACACCACCATCGGCGCCGAGACCGTGCTGCACGCCGGCGTTATCGTCGGCGGTCCGCCGCAGGACCTCAGCTACGCCGGCGAAGACGTCAGCGTCGAAATCGGCGCCCGCAACATTCTGCGCGAGCATGTGACGGTCCATGCCGGCACCGCACGCGGCAAGACGAAAACCGTTGTGGGTGACGACTGCTACCTGATGGTCGGCGTCCACGTGGGCCACGACTGTGTCGTCGGCAATCACGTGATCCTGTCCAACAACGTGCTTCTGGCCGGCCACTGCCATCTGGGCGACTATGTGCTGATCGGCGGCGGTGCGGCGATTGTCCAGCGGGTGCGGATCGGGGCCTACGCGTTCATCAGCGGCCTCTCCGGCGTCACCAAGGACGTTGTGCCCTTTGCCTATGTCATCGGCCACCGCGGCCGGCTCGACAGCCTCAATCTCGTCGGGCTGAAGCGGCGCGGTTTTTCGCGCGAATCCATCCGCACGCTGCTTGCTGCATACGGCATGCTGTTTGTGGGCGATGCGCTGTTCCGCGAGCGGGTTGCCCGGCTTGACGCCGAGATGGGCGACGACCCGCTGGTGCGCACGATCCTCGATTTCATCGAGGCGGGGCGCAACCGGCCATTGCTTCAGCCCTTGCCGAAGGACCATGGCGGGGCTGCCGAAACGGATCTCCTCGAAGCCGGTGTCTGACCCGCGCGCCGCAGAGGTCACGACACCGCTCGCGATCATTGCCGGCGCGGGGGCATTGCCCTGGGAGGCGGCTCGCGCGGTTGCCCCCCGCCGCCCCGTCGTGGTCTTTGCCATCGACGGTGAGGCGGACGAGGCGCCGGACGGCATCGAAAGCCACCGCCTCGGCTATGGCGAGATCGGGCGCCTGCGCAAGATGATGATCGCCCGCAACACCATGGATCTTCTGTTCCTGGGCGCCATCCGCAAGCGGCCGGACTACAGCCGGATCCTCGGCGATTTCGAGACATTGAAGCTGGTGCCGAAAATCGTGCGCGCGGTGGTCGGCGGCGACGACACCATCGTGCGCAATGTGCTTGCCCTGTTCGAAGCGGAGGGGTTCCGCATTGTGGCTGTGGCGGATGCCGTTCCGGAGCTTCTGGCCCCGGCGGGCGTTCTGGGGCGCCATGCGCCGAGCGCCGCCCATCATGCCGACATTGCGCTTGGCGCTGCCTATCTGGACGCCACGGCCGTGTTTGACGTGGGGCAGGCGGTGATGGTGGCAGACGGGCGCGTCATTGCCGTGGAGGGGGCGGAGGGCACCGACGCCATGGTCGAGCGTTGCACGGACCTTCGGGCCGCCCGGCGGTTCCGCGCAAAGAAGGGCGCGGGCGTTCTCGTCAAGCGGGCCAAGCGGGGGCAGGACATGCGCGCCGATGTGCCGGTGGTGGGCGCCGGAACGCTGACCCGTGTGCTGGACGCCGGCTTCGGCGGCATCGCCATCGAGGCGGGCCGCACCATTCTGGCCGAACGCGACGCCATGCTGCAGCTTGCCGACCGGAAAGGCGCGTTCGTGATTGCGCTGGATGGTACCGCCGGGGCACCCGCTTGAAACCGCTGAAGGTTGCGATCTTTGCCGGCGAAGTGTCGGGCGATCACCTTGCCGGCGCGCTGATGGCTGCGATGAACCGGGCGCGCGGCATCCGTTGGCGCGGCGTTGGCGGTGACACGATGCTGGGCGAGGGGCTTGCCCCGGTGTTCGCGATGGAGGCCATCGAGGTCAACGGCTTCGATGCCATCGTCAAGCGCCTGCCGCACCTTCTGGCGCGCATTCGAGAGGCGGCCGACGCGGTGATTGCCGATCCGCCGGACGTTCTCGTCATTGTGGATGCACCTGAGTTCACCCACCGGGTTGCAAGGCGCGTGCGCCGCGCCCTGCCGCACCTTCCCATTGTCGATTTTGTGAGCCCCACCGTGTGGGCCTGGCGGCCGGGCCGCGCGCGGGCCATGCGCGCTTACGTGGATCTCGTGCTGGCGCTGTTTCCGTTCGAGCCGGCGGTGCACGCGAAGCTCGGCGGGCCGGCCTGCGTTTATGTGGGCCATCCGCTGTTCGAAGCGATGCAGCGGCCCGCGCCGCCGTCCGGCGAGGCGCTGCTGGTGCTGCCGGGAAGCCGGCGCGGGGAAATCGAGCGGCTGATGCCGGTGTTCGGCCAAGCGGCTGCGGCGGCGGCCGGGGAGCGCGAGATCCAGGTGCTGGCGGTGCCGCATCGGCGTGCGCAGATCGAGGCGCTTGCCGCGGACTGGCCGGTGGCACCGCGGATTGTCTCCGGCCCAAACGCCAAGGCCGAGACCTTTGGCGCGGCACGGGCGGCGCTGGCGGCATCCGGGACGGTGACGCTGGAGCTTGCAGCCGCGCGGGTGCCTATGGTCGTTGCCTATCGGCTCGACGGGATCGGCCGCCTCATCAAGGCGCTCCATCCGGTGCTGCCCATCGTCAAGGCGCCGTCCATGGTGCTGACCAACATCGTGATCGGCCGCAACGAGATCCCGGCATTTCTGGACGACGAAGGCACGCCGGAGGCGCTGGCCGCCGCACTGCGGCCGCTCCTTGCGGACGAGGCGGCCCGCATGGCCCAGCAAGCCACCTTCGATGCCTTCCATGGCGCGATGGCGGTGGACGGCTCACCCGGAGAGAATGCGGCGCGCGCCATCCTCGACTTTCTTGCGGCCCGCAGCGGCTGACCTTCAGTTGCGCTGCACCTCGGAGGGGACGTGCCAGGGGAGGGTCGGCCCGCCCGGTCGTTCGGCGCGCACTGTCCACCCCGCGCCAGTCTTCCAGGCGGCGAGCGAACCCTCGCGCGCCAGACGGCGACGGTCGATCACCAGGGCGGCCGGGCAGTGGGTGAGCCGGTCGCGCGAGACGACCACGGCGGCGCGGCGGCAATCCTCCATCGCGGCCAGCGGCGACCGGGGCACGGCCACCAGGCCGCCGGCAAAACGGAGCGTGCAGCCCGTGCCGTCGCAAAGCGCATCGACGGCGGCTTTGGGCGAGCGGGAGTCTGCGTTGGCGCGCAGCATCATTTCGCCGGCAAAGCTGCTGGTCTTCGGGCCGAGCGCCATGGTGCCGCCGTCGCCGCGCACGGCAATGCTGCGCCCGTCGTCGGCCACGAAAAGCGTTGCGGGCTGGCCTGCTGCTGCCACCATCAGCCCGGCGGCAATGGCCGCGGTGCCCAGGAGGCGCCACGGTGCGGTGAGCACGGCAAGCCACAGAAGGCCGCCGATCATCAGCACCGCGGCGGGTGCGGGGAGGGCGCCCACGGCGCCGCGATCACCGCTCCAGCGTGCCACGGTCTGCGCAATCATGGCGATCGCGTCCAGCGTGTGGCCCATCACCACAAGGGGCAGGTGCTCCAGCCCCAGCGGCATGGCAACCAGCGTGACGACGCCCGCGGGCATGGCGATGAGGCTGAGGAGCGGCATTGCTGCAAGGTTGGCCACCAGCCCCAGCGGCGCCATCCGGTGAAAATGGAAGACACCCGCCGGCAGTGTTGCAAGGCCGGCGATGAGCGATGTGGCGGCCAGCCCCAGCATGAACGCCAGCACCGGCTGCGACCAGACGCGGCTCCGCCGCCTCCCGCGTGAGCGCCACCACTCGTAGGCGCCCACCAGCGCCACCACGGCGGTGAATGACATCTGGAAGCCCGGCTCAAGGGCGCTGATGGGGTCCACGGCAATGAGGAGGGTCGCGGCAATGGCGACGGCGCGCATGGTGAGCGCCGGCCTGTCCGCGATGACGGCAAGGAGCGCCAGAAGGAGCATGATGTAGGCGCGCACGGTGGGCACCGCGCCGCCGGAGAGCGCCAGATAGATGGTGGCCGCCAGAAGTCCCGCCACCGCCGCCCACTTGCGGATGGGAAAGCGCAGCGCCAGCCCCGGCACAAGCGCCAGCCCGAGGCGCACGGCGGCAAACACGGACCCGGCCACCAGCGCCATGTGCAGGCCCGAAATGGCAAGAACGTGCCCGAGGCCGGATGCGCGAAGTGCCTCCACATTGTCATCGGTCATGAAGCCGCGTTCACCCACCAGAAGCGCCACCGCAAAGGCAGCGCCCGGCACGTCGGCCGCCATGATCCGCGAGGCGATGGTGTCCCGCACGGCAGCGATGCGGTTGAAGAGGCCGTCTTCGGGCGGGGCGAGAAGGGTCGGCTTGCCGTAGGTGAAGCCGGTTGCGCCGATCCCGTCGAAGTAGAGCCGCCGTGCGGGATCGTAGCCGCCCGGCATTGCCGGACCGCGCAAGGGGAAAAGCCGTGCCCCGGCCGAGACCGTCATGCCGACGGCAAGGGGGTCGGCGCCGCGCACCACAAGGCGCACCGCTTTCGGCCACGGCGCGCGAAGATCGGCGCCGGTGAGGGCCAGAACGATCCGCTGGCGCTTTTCCATCCGGTCCACCGCGCGGATGATGCCGGTGAGGTTGGCGCTGGTTGTGCGCATGAGCATGGGTGTGCCCACACGGCTGTTCTGCACGGCGAGCGATGTTGCCCCCGCCGCAATGGCCGCCAGCGCCAGCGCCAGCGGGGCAAGGGGC
This window encodes:
- the bamA gene encoding outer membrane protein assembly factor BamA, whose amino-acid sequence is MAVAVMGIAIALAAPSFAAVASRIAVEGNARVDDETVRAYLTIRPGASYGAGAIDDSIAALFATGLFEDVTITSSGSTLVVRVVENPVISRVSFEGNRRISDELLEAATQSRARAIFNRATVQSDVQRILQAYRSRGSYLASVEPKTIDRGENRVDLVFDITEGVKTTVGRIAFIGNRAFSDSRLRDLIKTKESGLLGFIRSSDTYDPARLVSDQDALRRFYFNRGFADFRIIAATADYDRERNQFFITFTIDEGERYEFGEVRVETTLADVDPDQLRRRVATRPGRRYSAEKIEESLETLTLEANRDGYPFAEVVPAGERNFEAGTIDVVYRVDQGVQAYIERIDILGNTTTRDYVIRREFDLSEGDAFNRILLDRAERRLNSLGFFETVQITTSQGSSPDRVIVTVLVEEKSTGKVTFGVGYSTQSGIVGDVTVEEANFLGRGQYVKASIGGGTQSQTAEFSFTEPFLFGRRLAGGFDIYHLRYDSTDSQPYDTVTTGGTLRLTVPLTEDFSTQFFYKIFNRDVDVDNGCNRRNPTLSLAVCDSQGSRLTSMIGNSLVYNTLDNQLQPREGIYANWTNEVAGLGGDAKFYRTEAKARYYQEVLPAFGVVGLLSVSGGAMQSFDNNLQVQDQFFLGGANLRGFESAGVGPRDRVTGEALGGRYYVAATAEATFPIPFLPPEIGLNGAVFADAGSLWGVDPDIVRRNGGSATVVSNDFDLRASGGVGILWNSPFGPIRADFAVPFLEQEVDRTQVFRLSGGTQF
- the lpxD gene encoding UDP-3-O-(3-hydroxymyristoyl)glucosamine N-acyltransferase encodes the protein MTSGFFPPAEPQTLGTIADAVGAKVDPAARDRIMSDLKGLDEAGPEHISFLRDGKMRKAARESKAGAVFCDARFAGELGENAVALITPYPANAFGLAAGLFHSSAMRPRPLTARSGGEVAPTAIIEDPDLLEANVIVEPFAVVSRGVEIGRGSVIGANVVIGPGCTIGRNTSIGANSTIQCAHIGDRVIIHPGCRIGQDGFGLARTPNGYVKIPQVRAVVIQDDVELGANVTIDRGSHRDTVIGKGSKVDNQVQIGHNVVMGVHCVIAGCTGVSGSVTMGDHVTLGGHVGLRDGISLGDGCSVAGKSAVGEDIPAGAQYAGAPASDARRFVAERMAIARLIRGGSASKS
- the fabZ gene encoding 3-hydroxyacyl-ACP dehydratase FabZ, with the translated sequence MSRTIESATIRDILRYLPHRYPFLMIDRVIEIDSDNFGIGVKNVSINEPQFQGHFPAEPVMPGVLLIEGMAQTAGVLCVISQEESTSPSLVYFMTIDKAKFRKPVVPGDVVHYRMTKERQRGNVWRFHGEAVVDGQTVAQADVSAMIVRD
- the lpxA gene encoding acyl-ACP--UDP-N-acetylglucosamine O-acyltransferase, whose protein sequence is MPIHPTAFVAPGATLGEGVTIGPNAVVEAGVVLADGVVLGPNVVVCGNTTIGAETVLHAGVIVGGPPQDLSYAGEDVSVEIGARNILREHVTVHAGTARGKTKTVVGDDCYLMVGVHVGHDCVVGNHVILSNNVLLAGHCHLGDYVLIGGGAAIVQRVRIGAYAFISGLSGVTKDVVPFAYVIGHRGRLDSLNLVGLKRRGFSRESIRTLLAAYGMLFVGDALFRERVARLDAEMGDDPLVRTILDFIEAGRNRPLLQPLPKDHGGAAETDLLEAGV
- a CDS encoding UDP-2,3-diacylglucosamine diphosphatase LpxI domain-containing protein; the encoded protein is MSDPRAAEVTTPLAIIAGAGALPWEAARAVAPRRPVVVFAIDGEADEAPDGIESHRLGYGEIGRLRKMMIARNTMDLLFLGAIRKRPDYSRILGDFETLKLVPKIVRAVVGGDDTIVRNVLALFEAEGFRIVAVADAVPELLAPAGVLGRHAPSAAHHADIALGAAYLDATAVFDVGQAVMVADGRVIAVEGAEGTDAMVERCTDLRAARRFRAKKGAGVLVKRAKRGQDMRADVPVVGAGTLTRVLDAGFGGIAIEAGRTILAERDAMLQLADRKGAFVIALDGTAGAPA
- the lpxB gene encoding lipid-A-disaccharide synthase encodes the protein MKPLKVAIFAGEVSGDHLAGALMAAMNRARGIRWRGVGGDTMLGEGLAPVFAMEAIEVNGFDAIVKRLPHLLARIREAADAVIADPPDVLVIVDAPEFTHRVARRVRRALPHLPIVDFVSPTVWAWRPGRARAMRAYVDLVLALFPFEPAVHAKLGGPACVYVGHPLFEAMQRPAPPSGEALLVLPGSRRGEIERLMPVFGQAAAAAAGEREIQVLAVPHRRAQIEALAADWPVAPRIVSGPNAKAETFGAARAALAASGTVTLELAAARVPMVVAYRLDGIGRLIKALHPVLPIVKAPSMVLTNIVIGRNEIPAFLDDEGTPEALAAALRPLLADEAARMAQQATFDAFHGAMAVDGSPGENAARAILDFLAARSG
- a CDS encoding ComEC/Rec2 family competence protein → MSLVVSAQGQWAPGRALRAAIAREIDHGRFPLLLPALAIVGIWLCVAGHLPMAPVPLGACALTLFGVRLAAGRLPLTAPLAPLALALAAIAAGATSLAVQNSRVGTPMLMRTTSANLTGIIRAVDRMEKRQRIVLALTGADLRAPWPKAVRLVVRGADPLAVGMTVSAGARLFPLRGPAMPGGYDPARRLYFDGIGATGFTYGKPTLLAPPEDGLFNRIAAVRDTIASRIMAADVPGAAFAVALLVGERGFMTDDNVEALRASGLGHVLAISGLHMALVAGSVFAAVRLGLALVPGLALRFPIRKWAAVAGLLAATIYLALSGGAVPTVRAYIMLLLALLAVIADRPALTMRAVAIAATLLIAVDPISALEPGFQMSFTAVVALVGAYEWWRSRGRRRSRVWSQPVLAFMLGLAATSLIAGLATLPAGVFHFHRMAPLGLVANLAAMPLLSLIAMPAGVVTLVAMPLGLEHLPLVVMGHTLDAIAMIAQTVARWSGDRGAVGALPAPAAVLMIGGLLWLAVLTAPWRLLGTAAIAAGLMVAAAGQPATLFVADDGRSIAVRGDGGTMALGPKTSSFAGEMMLRANADSRSPKAAVDALCDGTGCTLRFAGGLVAVPRSPLAAMEDCRRAAVVVSRDRLTHCPAALVIDRRRLAREGSLAAWKTGAGWTVRAERPGGPTLPWHVPSEVQRN